In one window of Eggerthella guodeyinii DNA:
- a CDS encoding 5-methylcytosine restriction system specificity protein McrC — protein sequence MSFYGFRESENILGLEDPRIVEELRDELDKASSIIRPSIPLYCESLHSFQIQNMIGVLSLKDGTLIEIAPKIQASSWEQAVLGLIDSKTRFYISTTKRASREQDFRPTLTEVLAMAYSNLLHRAVLKEGPMLSYERERRSSSKLSGRLNLSKWIARASIDPAHFDITKDELKSDNEFSRAMCAVAERILTSNVTPATKRHLQRAIREMRPDCPRSFSANSSITERLFPEQWPGYRQAWEMASAFIRGGLFKSGSFGTEFGVEVAVEPWPMLETLLERCLKWICSEAHYADRYETQKSRRILKGCNRSVKPDGLLIRNGKIIACIDAKYKTSKLLRDDLYQAIATAATFKAPISILVYPDDAPMQLYPTTISDHPKAVATVGINMFSYSIAANLENHAIGIMQALEAVNPSNI from the coding sequence ATGTCTTTTTACGGCTTTCGAGAGTCCGAAAACATTCTTGGTCTGGAAGATCCACGAATAGTTGAAGAGCTCCGTGATGAGCTCGATAAAGCTTCTTCGATCATCAGACCGTCAATCCCCTTGTACTGCGAAAGTCTTCATTCCTTTCAAATACAAAACATGATTGGCGTCTTAAGCTTAAAAGACGGAACTCTGATCGAGATTGCTCCAAAAATTCAAGCATCTTCCTGGGAACAAGCGGTGCTAGGGCTCATTGATTCCAAAACACGATTTTATATATCGACAACAAAAAGGGCCAGCAGGGAGCAGGATTTTCGACCCACCTTAACAGAAGTCTTAGCGATGGCATATTCGAACCTTTTGCATCGGGCCGTACTAAAAGAAGGACCTATGCTTTCATACGAGAGAGAGCGTCGCTCCTCATCGAAACTATCTGGTCGATTGAATCTTAGCAAATGGATTGCTCGAGCTTCAATCGATCCAGCTCATTTCGACATAACCAAAGACGAATTGAAATCCGACAATGAGTTCTCTAGAGCCATGTGCGCCGTCGCGGAGCGGATTCTCACATCGAATGTAACTCCAGCTACTAAGAGGCACTTGCAGCGTGCGATAAGAGAGATGAGACCGGATTGCCCTCGATCATTTTCAGCAAACAGCTCCATCACTGAACGATTGTTTCCGGAACAGTGGCCCGGCTACAGACAAGCTTGGGAAATGGCTTCAGCATTCATTCGTGGCGGATTATTTAAAAGCGGCTCCTTCGGCACGGAATTTGGAGTCGAAGTCGCTGTTGAGCCTTGGCCTATGTTGGAGACCCTATTGGAACGCTGTCTTAAATGGATTTGTTCTGAAGCTCATTACGCCGACCGTTACGAAACGCAAAAATCTAGAAGAATTTTAAAGGGATGCAATCGCAGCGTAAAGCCTGACGGACTGCTAATCAGAAATGGAAAAATTATCGCCTGCATTGATGCAAAGTACAAAACAAGCAAGCTCTTACGCGATGATCTTTATCAAGCTATCGCTACAGCGGCTACATTTAAAGCCCCTATTTCTATCCTCGTCTATCCCGACGATGCCCCAATGCAACTGTACCCTACGACCATCTCTGATCATCCCAAAGCAGTAGCAACGGTTGGAATCAATATGTTTTCCTATTCAATCGCTGCCAATTTGGAAAATCACGCAATAGGAATTATGCAAGCACTAGAAGCTGTCAATCCAAGCAATATCTAA
- a CDS encoding peptide deformylase: MIKELVKDEAILSQACTPASAEDAQVADDLVETLTSMDGAACLAANQIGATTCIIAYLDDDDQPHVMYNPRLLQALGAFKTVEGCLSLEADSKVTRFDRVKVGYDELVDGELKPRKKDFTGWTAQIIQHGIDHCKGKLV; encoded by the coding sequence ATGATCAAAGAACTGGTAAAGGACGAGGCCATCCTCTCGCAGGCGTGCACCCCTGCCTCGGCCGAGGACGCGCAGGTGGCGGACGACCTCGTGGAAACGTTGACGTCGATGGACGGCGCCGCTTGCTTGGCAGCGAACCAGATCGGCGCCACGACCTGCATCATCGCGTACCTGGACGACGACGATCAGCCGCACGTCATGTACAACCCGCGCCTGTTGCAGGCGCTCGGCGCGTTCAAGACGGTCGAGGGGTGCCTGTCGCTGGAGGCCGACTCCAAGGTGACGCGCTTCGACCGCGTCAAGGTCGGGTACGACGAGCTGGTCGACGGCGAGCTGAAGCCGCGCAAGAAGGATTTCACCGGCTGGACGGCGCAGATCATCCAGCACGGCATCGACCACTGCAAGGGCAAGCTGGTCTAG
- a CDS encoding radical SAM protein, translating into MEFSGRTWRPPYERYTPIVEATAGCAWGRCTFCTLFCEERFSVGRLDRFERDLDEVKRFVPHARRLWLTGGSPFQMSFRQLEERAMAVWDRLIKCQSIAMFASVRDIARKSDEELRRLRALHVNGLTLGMESANDEVLELAGKGYGRADVLAQCRRLDAAGIEYNLIYLTGLAGRGRGRHNARTTAEVLNRLNPRILEISSLELMPGSELARRTAAGEFAPASAAERIDELRVLVEELQLRVHLEASSQTNPLPLVGMLPYDKPLLLAALEEGAARARATPAWSPAG; encoded by the coding sequence GACGCACGTGGCGCCCGCCGTACGAGCGGTACACACCCATCGTCGAGGCCACCGCGGGATGCGCGTGGGGCCGCTGCACGTTCTGCACGCTGTTTTGCGAGGAGCGGTTCTCGGTCGGTCGTCTCGATCGTTTCGAGCGCGATCTCGACGAGGTCAAGCGCTTCGTTCCCCATGCACGCCGCTTGTGGCTCACGGGAGGGAGTCCCTTCCAGATGAGCTTCCGGCAGCTTGAGGAGCGGGCGATGGCCGTATGGGATCGCCTCATCAAGTGCCAGAGCATCGCCATGTTCGCTTCGGTTCGCGACATCGCCCGAAAGTCGGACGAGGAGCTGCGGAGGCTGCGCGCGTTGCACGTGAACGGCCTGACGCTCGGCATGGAGAGCGCGAACGACGAGGTTCTCGAGCTGGCGGGGAAGGGGTACGGCCGCGCGGACGTGCTCGCGCAATGCCGGCGATTGGACGCGGCGGGCATCGAGTACAACCTGATCTACCTGACGGGGCTTGCCGGTCGCGGGCGCGGGAGGCACAACGCGCGCACGACCGCCGAGGTGCTCAACCGGCTGAATCCGCGGATACTGGAGATCAGCTCGCTCGAGCTGATGCCGGGAAGCGAGCTGGCCCGCCGCACCGCAGCGGGGGAGTTCGCGCCGGCGAGCGCGGCGGAGCGGATCGACGAGCTGCGCGTGCTGGTCGAGGAGCTGCAGCTGCGCGTGCACCTGGAAGCGAGCTCGCAGACGAACCCGCTTCCGCTGGTGGGGATGTTGCCGTACGACAAGCCCTTGCTGCTCGCCGCGCTCGAGGAGGGCGCTGCGCGGGCGCGCGCTACCCCCGCTTGGAGCCCTGCCGGCTGA